A window of the Glaciimonas sp. CA11.2 genome harbors these coding sequences:
- a CDS encoding carbon-nitrogen hydrolase family protein has protein sequence MMNQATSPFKIAAIQMVSTPQVEENFSTARKLVAEAAQQGAQLVLLPEYWPIMGWQDSDKVTIAESLGAGPIQRFMAGLAKEHNIHLIGGTLPLISQESGKVLNATLVYGPGGEQLSHYDKIHLFSFNKGEESYDEARTISYGKDVTTFNAPCGKVGLSVCYDLRFPELYRAMGDCSLIVMPAAFTYTTGKAHWEILLRARAIENQCYVLAAAQGGKHPNGRRTWGHSMLIDPWGEIKMVLPEGEGVVSGEIDADYMRQVRENLPALRHRKL, from the coding sequence ATGATGAATCAAGCTACAAGCCCATTCAAAATTGCCGCCATACAAATGGTGTCGACGCCGCAGGTTGAAGAAAATTTTTCTACCGCGCGAAAATTGGTCGCTGAAGCGGCACAGCAAGGTGCGCAATTAGTTTTACTGCCTGAATATTGGCCGATCATGGGATGGCAAGATAGCGACAAAGTGACCATTGCCGAATCTCTTGGCGCTGGCCCTATTCAACGTTTTATGGCAGGGCTGGCAAAAGAACATAATATTCATTTGATCGGCGGCACGTTGCCGCTTATCTCGCAAGAGTCAGGAAAAGTGCTTAACGCCACGTTGGTGTATGGCCCTGGCGGCGAGCAGTTGAGTCATTACGATAAAATTCACTTATTTAGTTTTAATAAAGGCGAAGAATCGTACGACGAGGCGCGCACCATTTCTTATGGCAAAGACGTCACCACTTTCAATGCACCGTGTGGCAAAGTTGGCCTTTCAGTATGCTATGACTTGCGCTTTCCTGAGTTGTACCGCGCCATGGGCGATTGCAGTTTAATTGTGATGCCGGCCGCCTTCACTTACACGACCGGTAAAGCGCACTGGGAAATTTTATTGCGTGCCCGCGCCATCGAAAATCAATGCTATGTTTTAGCTGCCGCGCAAGGCGGTAAACATCCGAATGGCCGCCGCACATGGGGCCACAGTATGTTGATTGATCCTTGGGGCGAAATCAAAATGGTACTGCCTGAAGGCGAAGGTGTCGTCAGCGGCGAGATCGACGCCGATTACATGCGACAAGTGCGTGAAAATCTGCCAGCTTTGCGACATCGGAAGTTGTAA
- a CDS encoding pilus assembly protein TadG-related protein gives MNDLSVEAILLKTEPDFSLQYARKNTFSKAHGDMLRTQRGAVLPITIFFLAVLCIGLFAIYNMAQLTAEKRRLTNAADAIAYSSANVAAEGLNYTAYTNRAMIANYQAVGQMTAMWSNVTMSDQYWRNNAKVLKATAALTKFIPYIGTGLSSILKTVSTFSDYWEKIVNGVRVTSQVLANAGTATTSLTNYAIFASQQVHLATTASALISMQKDLLTANAPQAEYIPQTVMYQIGKSLVDFGSMIKLHQPPRKFMGSTEMKTKVPGDKGTAEFNLVHRLMMADMFKLTSGMGGRRLFPNAVGLWTVDGCNLSATNGLLTGLSVNGLEQIVPALAGNVAADVIGPVIEGFMNTVGLIVSPIMCLYERTGGTRMIQMQDGTYAWSNIDIMEINPHLFNIHIPMAGAVTMSKVGRQGLNKNQTIPDDLDKFIDVVNATPAWKKAFWGEATGIDDCMYFTLPTGEVYAPRIGGACASLAAGAAKKYYERGVMNIAKASANRAMKGQPQIATATETLNNAAMATLAPILDAAGGGINGSSSASSAVNLPDANASNLTGVVGGAPAGMPASGAALNAPSPGGGDAEVEMATALAQQAANFQNLSNLGGNVATSISNMLGSGFTMANTVFDDPVNAPNKFTQFFLKALGLGDLIDVLGMRSSRGTETLFQKPGLGGAVAADMGLPAERFGLWEMRDANMGNYQIGDRAASNIFVASKEIQNSALKDLGPSFVVALQETTDKLPLKSESKFNLGRAPLHDYDAEIKQNYLKAIGKARVYYRAPVERWTTRSQIVSHANLMLPYWNARLEGLNYPEKSLFFLID, from the coding sequence ATGAACGACCTGAGCGTTGAGGCTATTTTGTTAAAAACGGAACCCGATTTTTCTCTACAATACGCGCGCAAAAATACTTTTTCAAAAGCTCATGGCGATATGCTCCGCACACAACGTGGTGCGGTTTTACCTATTACCATCTTTTTTCTTGCAGTGCTTTGTATCGGATTATTTGCCATTTATAACATGGCGCAATTAACTGCTGAAAAGCGCCGCCTGACCAATGCAGCCGATGCCATTGCTTACAGTTCAGCTAACGTCGCCGCTGAAGGACTCAATTACACCGCCTACACCAACCGCGCCATGATTGCGAACTATCAGGCTGTTGGACAAATGACGGCGATGTGGTCTAACGTCACCATGTCGGACCAGTACTGGCGTAATAACGCCAAGGTGCTGAAGGCAACGGCTGCCTTAACCAAATTCATCCCCTATATCGGTACCGGTTTATCGAGCATCCTCAAAACCGTCTCAACCTTTAGCGACTATTGGGAAAAGATCGTCAATGGCGTGCGCGTCACCAGTCAGGTATTAGCCAATGCTGGCACGGCGACTACATCGCTGACTAACTACGCCATTTTTGCTTCGCAACAGGTCCATCTGGCAACTACCGCTTCTGCCTTGATCTCAATGCAAAAAGATTTGCTGACAGCGAATGCACCGCAAGCAGAATACATTCCGCAAACGGTGATGTATCAGATCGGTAAAAGTCTAGTTGATTTCGGCAGCATGATTAAGCTGCATCAGCCGCCGCGTAAGTTTATGGGCAGCACTGAAATGAAAACCAAAGTTCCTGGCGATAAAGGCACTGCTGAATTCAATTTGGTACATCGCTTGATGATGGCAGATATGTTCAAGTTGACGAGTGGTATGGGCGGTCGTCGCCTGTTTCCCAATGCCGTTGGTTTATGGACAGTGGATGGCTGTAATTTGAGCGCGACGAATGGGTTGCTAACAGGCCTATCGGTCAACGGTCTGGAACAGATCGTCCCCGCGTTGGCAGGTAATGTTGCGGCCGACGTGATTGGTCCCGTTATCGAAGGATTCATGAATACGGTAGGTCTTATCGTGAGTCCGATAATGTGTCTTTATGAGCGTACTGGCGGTACACGCATGATTCAAATGCAGGACGGGACATATGCATGGAGCAACATCGATATCATGGAAATTAATCCCCATCTGTTCAATATCCACATCCCGATGGCAGGTGCGGTAACAATGTCCAAGGTGGGTCGTCAAGGTTTGAATAAAAACCAAACGATTCCCGATGACTTAGACAAGTTTATAGATGTGGTGAACGCTACGCCCGCCTGGAAGAAAGCATTTTGGGGCGAGGCAACAGGGATTGATGACTGTATGTATTTCACGTTACCAACCGGCGAGGTGTATGCACCCCGCATCGGCGGCGCATGCGCATCGTTGGCCGCTGGTGCTGCAAAAAAATATTACGAACGCGGTGTCATGAATATCGCCAAGGCCTCAGCCAACCGCGCAATGAAAGGCCAGCCGCAAATAGCGACCGCCACCGAAACGTTGAACAACGCCGCTATGGCCACGTTGGCACCAATTTTGGATGCTGCCGGTGGCGGCATCAATGGAAGTAGCTCTGCTTCGTCAGCAGTGAATCTACCTGACGCTAATGCAAGCAACCTGACTGGCGTCGTAGGCGGTGCGCCTGCCGGGATGCCAGCGTCGGGCGCTGCACTCAACGCACCAAGTCCGGGTGGTGGCGATGCCGAAGTTGAAATGGCCACTGCGCTGGCACAACAAGCAGCAAATTTTCAGAACCTGTCCAATCTGGGCGGCAATGTCGCCACGTCCATTTCAAACATGCTCGGTAGCGGTTTTACGATGGCGAATACGGTATTCGATGATCCCGTCAACGCGCCAAACAAGTTCACCCAGTTCTTTCTCAAGGCGTTGGGTCTCGGCGATCTGATTGATGTGCTCGGCATGCGCTCCTCGCGCGGAACCGAAACGTTATTTCAAAAACCGGGATTGGGCGGTGCGGTTGCAGCCGACATGGGATTGCCTGCGGAAAGATTTGGCTTGTGGGAAATGCGCGACGCAAATATGGGCAACTATCAAATAGGTGACCGTGCCGCCAGTAATATATTTGTCGCCAGCAAAGAAATACAGAATTCAGCCTTAAAGGATCTTGGCCCTTCGTTCGTGGTGGCATTGCAAGAAACGACCGACAAATTACCGCTAAAATCAGAAAGCAAATTCAATCTCGGCCGAGCGCCGTTACATGATTATGACGCGGAAATAAAACAAAATTATCTGAAGGCTATTGGCAAGGCGCGCGTCTATTATCGCGCACCGGTTGAGCGTTGGACCACTCGCTCGCAAATTGTCTCGCACGCCAATCTGATGCTGCCGTACTGGAACGCACGACTGGAAGGACTGAATTATCCTGAGAAATCGTTGTTCTTCCTGATTGACTGA
- a CDS encoding DUF192 domain-containing protein: MKIDVRIANNFWKRAVGLLGSLPLNDQQGMLISPCNSIHTCFMRLPIDAVFIDLDGNIMRIVEHIRPWKFAAAKAHSCLELSAGNAARLGLKVDDCLAELAQPVTGKVIQIVVLLPVSTPHF; encoded by the coding sequence ATGAAAATTGACGTCCGGATCGCCAATAATTTTTGGAAACGCGCTGTCGGTTTGTTGGGTTCACTTCCTCTAAATGACCAGCAAGGAATGCTGATTTCTCCATGCAATAGCATCCATACATGCTTCATGCGATTGCCAATTGATGCAGTATTTATTGATCTAGATGGAAATATCATGCGTATTGTGGAACATATCCGACCATGGAAATTTGCTGCGGCTAAAGCGCATTCCTGCCTTGAGTTGAGCGCCGGAAACGCCGCTCGGCTTGGTTTGAAAGTGGATGATTGTCTGGCAGAACTTGCTCAACCGGTTACTGGCAAGGTCATCCAGATAGTCGTTCTTTTACCAGTTTCAACGCCACATTTCTAA
- a CDS encoding type II secretion system F family protein: MNSSIYLYSAIILAFGSLSVFLFYIFKLLANAKVSKFRPNMDPLPPLLKKVWNGVMFFDFYFGAYLSEATLLKRKQMLNSAGLEYFMTPNETFAVQFFSLAVSLFFGILVSFGAFGIDYKVLYIVAVLGSIGWFYPLMWIKDQKKRRNLEISRYFPSFVDIVTLCCECGLTLNTAIINFCERGPACILRQEIERVVRDMKTGAGRAEALEKFARRTGNLDIKRFVGIVLQCDKLGVPLGPTLRKFSEQKRTERFQRAEKLAMEAPMKMIAPLIMFIFPITFIIIAFPIVLTIMTNFR; this comes from the coding sequence ATGAACAGTTCAATTTATCTATATAGCGCGATCATTCTGGCCTTCGGCAGTCTTAGCGTATTTCTTTTTTACATCTTTAAGTTATTGGCGAACGCCAAAGTTAGCAAATTTCGGCCCAATATGGATCCATTGCCACCACTCCTGAAAAAAGTATGGAATGGCGTCATGTTTTTTGATTTTTATTTCGGTGCTTATTTATCCGAAGCCACCTTACTCAAGCGTAAGCAAATGCTCAATTCGGCCGGTCTGGAATATTTCATGACGCCGAACGAGACGTTCGCTGTTCAATTTTTCTCTCTGGCTGTTTCTCTCTTCTTCGGAATTTTGGTCAGTTTTGGGGCATTTGGTATTGATTATAAGGTGCTTTATATTGTCGCTGTGCTTGGGTCAATTGGCTGGTTTTATCCGCTAATGTGGATCAAGGACCAAAAGAAGCGCCGTAACCTGGAAATATCCCGCTACTTCCCATCCTTTGTCGATATCGTGACGCTCTGTTGTGAATGTGGCCTAACCTTAAATACAGCCATCATTAATTTTTGTGAGCGTGGCCCCGCCTGTATCTTGCGGCAGGAAATAGAGCGGGTAGTGCGCGATATGAAAACGGGAGCCGGACGCGCCGAAGCTCTCGAAAAGTTCGCCCGTCGTACCGGCAATCTGGACATCAAGCGCTTTGTTGGTATTGTGCTGCAATGTGACAAACTGGGCGTTCCACTCGGACCGACTTTGCGCAAATTTTCGGAACAAAAGCGCACCGAGCGCTTTCAGAGAGCAGAGAAATTGGCAATGGAGGCGCCAATGAAAATGATCGCCCCACTCATCATGTTCATTTTCCCAATCACTTTTATCATCATCGCCTTTCCGATTGTGCTCACTATCATGACAAATTTCAGATAA
- a CDS encoding type II secretion system F family protein, with the protein MNSMIFMFSLIVFVLVVFIAWSLLNSKNYFLKVLFDMHVRYLERIKEWTGLTDGRVYLVLFAQIAATILLTVVIYFVVRNILLIMLIGYFIFKAPLWISDHKRKRRLSSIEYELPTALTVIASSLTAGVSLSIALQSYSKEISSPLANEFAHVIRLQKVGVDFETAIEEVGKRINLVDFQLLVMTFRISKSVGGNLSETLMSLSNTIQQKLTIEGKIRSLTAQGKMQGWVMICLPGLVGVALYFIQPEEMSQLVTTFYGKIVLFICLTMAYIGHKVIQKILAIDV; encoded by the coding sequence ATGAATAGTATGATCTTCATGTTTTCCTTGATTGTGTTTGTACTGGTCGTGTTTATTGCCTGGTCACTGCTAAACTCAAAAAACTACTTTCTTAAAGTACTTTTTGATATGCACGTGCGCTATCTAGAGCGCATCAAGGAGTGGACCGGCCTTACAGATGGCCGGGTCTATCTGGTTCTATTTGCGCAAATTGCGGCCACGATATTGCTGACGGTGGTGATCTATTTTGTCGTGCGTAATATTTTATTGATCATGCTGATTGGTTATTTTATTTTCAAAGCGCCATTGTGGATCAGTGATCACAAACGTAAACGTCGCCTCAGTAGTATTGAATATGAACTGCCGACTGCCCTCACCGTGATTGCATCGAGCCTGACTGCCGGTGTATCGCTGAGCATCGCACTGCAATCTTATTCCAAGGAAATCAGCTCGCCGCTGGCAAATGAATTTGCGCACGTGATTCGTTTACAAAAAGTCGGTGTCGACTTTGAGACCGCCATCGAAGAAGTTGGCAAGCGTATTAATTTGGTCGATTTTCAGTTATTGGTCATGACCTTCCGTATTTCAAAATCGGTCGGTGGCAACCTATCTGAAACCCTGATGAGTCTGTCTAATACGATACAGCAAAAGCTGACTATTGAAGGAAAAATCAGGTCATTGACCGCGCAGGGAAAAATGCAAGGGTGGGTCATGATCTGCCTGCCAGGACTGGTGGGCGTTGCTTTGTATTTCATCCAACCGGAAGAGATGAGTCAACTAGTCACCACCTTCTACGGAAAAATCGTCTTGTTTATCTGTTTGACCATGGCCTACATCGGTCACAAAGTAATACAAAAAATTCTCGCCATCGATGTCTGA
- a CDS encoding ATPase, T2SS/T4P/T4SS family, whose amino-acid sequence MADISGSFLLTVVSDGYDTLDEVAITKDKFIVGKADGSDLRLKGWSVSKLHATFLINEGSIFLEDSGSIFGTWIEGERINRLGPLNAGTEIRIGGYTLTLHVNRQGDTSASRRELDDPNEANNANARRALSANMHNNPPNHSTRPSATVDEISFDDDVLLADDLLDASAERVPRAQERAPQPVKAPSTAAFTPTVTARHESATSSNPPPILRPATKPERTERAEQPASSRPTSAGTQAPAVQARVIDHEFSRWRKTLHEAVLYEIDLRRIDANKMSEEDLKANVKTLIKELLASTFNVPDNIDTEQLTREVLDEAVGLGPLEPLIADESVTEIMVNRFDEIWVERGGRLELSAATFTSDLAVMGAIERIVTPLGRRIDESSPMVDARLKDGSRVNAIVPPLSLRGPTLTIRKFSRRKMIAEDLIKYGSMTDEMLHILRSAVEQRLNIVVSGGTGSGKTTFLNMMSAFVPNDERIVTIEDAAELQLSQPNLVSLESRPPNVEGKGHVAIRDLVRNSLRMRPDRIIVGECRGGEALDMLQAMNTGHDGSMTTLHANSPRDALARMEVLVLMAGMNLPVRAIREQISSAVHLIIQLTRYSCGARKVTAITEVVGIESETVQLQDVFKFHREGLDKNGKTCGEFRYSGMMPAFIERMNNE is encoded by the coding sequence ATGGCAGATATTTCTGGAAGTTTCTTATTGACGGTGGTGTCAGATGGTTATGACACACTTGATGAAGTCGCCATCACTAAGGATAAATTTATCGTCGGAAAAGCCGACGGATCCGATCTGCGCTTAAAAGGTTGGAGTGTCAGTAAATTACATGCGACATTTCTGATCAACGAGGGCAGTATTTTCCTTGAGGATAGCGGTAGCATTTTCGGCACATGGATTGAAGGCGAACGGATTAATCGCCTTGGTCCACTCAACGCAGGAACGGAAATTCGAATCGGTGGCTACACGCTGACCTTGCACGTTAATCGGCAAGGAGACACCTCCGCCAGTCGACGTGAGCTTGACGACCCAAATGAAGCAAACAATGCAAACGCACGTCGGGCATTGTCTGCAAATATGCACAATAATCCACCGAACCATTCCACTAGGCCCAGCGCAACGGTCGATGAAATCAGTTTCGATGATGACGTATTGTTAGCAGATGATCTGCTTGATGCTTCTGCTGAGCGGGTACCGCGTGCGCAGGAACGTGCACCGCAACCGGTAAAGGCTCCATCAACGGCCGCGTTCACACCAACCGTAACAGCGAGGCACGAAAGCGCGACATCTTCAAATCCTCCTCCCATCCTGAGACCAGCGACTAAGCCGGAACGCACTGAACGTGCAGAGCAGCCAGCGTCATCGCGTCCAACTAGTGCCGGCACACAAGCGCCTGCGGTTCAAGCGCGCGTCATTGATCATGAGTTTTCGCGCTGGCGCAAAACGCTGCACGAGGCCGTTCTGTATGAAATCGATTTACGCCGGATCGATGCCAATAAGATGTCGGAGGAAGATCTTAAGGCCAACGTCAAAACGTTGATCAAGGAGCTTTTGGCCTCCACGTTCAACGTACCGGACAATATTGATACCGAGCAGCTAACCCGAGAAGTACTGGATGAGGCAGTTGGCCTGGGCCCTTTAGAGCCCTTGATCGCCGACGAGAGCGTCACTGAAATTATGGTCAACCGGTTTGACGAAATCTGGGTTGAGCGCGGCGGTCGACTCGAACTATCGGCCGCTACTTTTACCAGCGACCTGGCTGTCATGGGCGCTATCGAACGGATTGTCACGCCTCTTGGGCGTCGGATTGATGAGAGTTCGCCAATGGTTGACGCGCGGCTAAAAGATGGCTCACGCGTCAACGCCATCGTACCGCCGCTATCGCTACGGGGACCAACACTGACGATTCGAAAGTTTTCACGTCGCAAAATGATCGCTGAAGACTTGATAAAGTACGGGTCCATGACCGATGAAATGCTGCATATTCTGCGTAGTGCTGTCGAGCAGCGTCTGAACATTGTCGTTTCGGGAGGTACTGGCTCCGGGAAAACCACCTTCCTTAACATGATGTCGGCCTTCGTACCAAACGATGAACGGATTGTGACGATCGAAGATGCTGCTGAATTGCAACTCTCTCAGCCCAATCTGGTATCTCTGGAAAGTCGCCCTCCCAATGTGGAGGGCAAGGGCCATGTCGCAATTCGCGATTTGGTGCGTAACTCTTTGCGGATGCGACCGGATCGCATCATCGTCGGTGAGTGTCGCGGTGGCGAAGCGCTCGATATGTTGCAGGCAATGAATACCGGCCATGATGGATCAATGACCACCTTGCATGCAAACTCCCCGCGCGATGCATTAGCACGGATGGAAGTGCTGGTACTGATGGCCGGCATGAACTTGCCGGTGCGCGCAATCCGCGAACAGATCTCGTCGGCGGTACATCTGATTATTCAGCTCACCCGCTATTCATGCGGGGCGCGTAAAGTGACCGCCATCACTGAGGTAGTCGGGATCGAATCAGAAACCGTTCAACTTCAAGACGTTTTTAAATTCCATCGCGAAGGATTGGACAAAAATGGCAAGACATGTGGAGAATTCCGTTATTCAGGGATGATGCCGGCGTTCATCGAAAGGATGAACAATGAATAG